TAGCAAAATCCGTAGTAATACTATTTCCGTAGGGCGTAGCCTTAATTAATTCATAATCCCGTGTTTTATCTAATAGGTTTGGCGTGCTGTGGGGAAAGGTAGGAGTAACCTCATCTTGGAACAACCCCTCATAACCATTATTATCCGGACCGCTTTCCAAATATGTATTTATATCACCTAATGTAGTCCAAGCCTTCTTATAGGATTGAGCCTTTCCTGAGGAGTTAAAATCATCCACCCATTTAGGTAGCTGATTCATATAATAGGTGCTGCTTATCCACTTTCCTTCATCCCCACCATGAAACCAGTATGCGGCGTTGGCCGTATGCCCTCCGGGTAGTACGGCACCCCTATCCTTGAGGGCAATAGCTATTGTTTTTCCCCTCATTTGCGTGTGCAATCTCAACTCATCCGTAATGGTAGTGACCGTCATTCTATGTGGTGACATTTTACCTGCATCAGAAGCAGTGCCCACGGAATTATACGTATCATCCGAAGCGCAGTACACATCAATATCATTTTCCTTATCGTACCAGTTATTTCCAATTATACCGTGAGTTGCAGGTGTGGTTCCAGTGTAAACCGATGTATGCCCGGGACCTGTGCTAGTAGGTGCGTAGTTAAAATGGTTGTTCTTGCAATTATAGCCCTCTTCTACAAACCGCTTAAAACCATCATCCCCGTAATGCTCGTAAAATCTGGTCAGGTAATCATAACGCATTTGGTCCACTACGATACCCACAACCAGTTTTGGAGACACTTTTATTTGGGTTGTCTCCTCTGTTTTGTCTCTTTTTTGGGAATTAACGGAAAAAGCGATAAGTAGTGCCAAAATAAAGGTAGGAAAGGAAAAAAGACTTCTAATTTTCATGCGGAATTTCTTAATAAGGTAAAAGTAAATAAAATACATAGCCCTTAAAAGTTCAAATGAGGTTTAAATCCATTCCTTTATTGTTATTTTTACGCGAAGAAATCTATTTTTAATACATGAACTATTTAGCGTCTGTTGGCAGCTATGCAATTATGGTCCGAGAGGTTTTTAAAAAACCGACGAAATGGAGAATAATGAAATCGCTGATATTAAAGGAGATAGATGAGCTAATTTATGGTTCTTTAGGTATCATCGTATTTATATCCTTTTTTATAGGTGCTGTAGTGGCTATACAAACAGCACTAAATTTGACCAATCCCATTATTCCTAGAAGTCTTATCGGTTTCGCAACCAGACAGTCAGTCATATTAGAGTTTGCTCCTACATTCGTGTCCATAATCATGGCAGGAAAAGTTGGTTCTTATATTACATCCAGCATTGGCACCATGCGGGTAACGGAGCAAATTGACGCCTTAGAAGTTATGGGGGTCAACTCACTGAACTATTTGGTTTTTCCTAAGATAATCGCTATGTTATTTTATCCTTTTGCCATTGCCATATCTATGTACGTTGGTATTTTTGGGGGTTGGCTGGCCGGAGTTTTTGGTGGGTTTTTAACCAGTACCGATTTTGTTAACGGCTTACAAACTGACTTTATACCCTTTCATATCGCTTATGCATTC
This sequence is a window from Maribacter aestuarii. Protein-coding genes within it:
- the pafA gene encoding alkaline phosphatase PafA, which produces MKIRSLFSFPTFILALLIAFSVNSQKRDKTEETTQIKVSPKLVVGIVVDQMRYDYLTRFYEHYGDDGFKRFVEEGYNCKNNHFNYAPTSTGPGHTSVYTGTTPATHGIIGNNWYDKENDIDVYCASDDTYNSVGTASDAGKMSPHRMTVTTITDELRLHTQMRGKTIAIALKDRGAVLPGGHTANAAYWFHGGDEGKWISSTYYMNQLPKWVDDFNSSGKAQSYKKAWTTLGDINTYLESGPDNNGYEGLFQDEVTPTFPHSTPNLLDKTRDYELIKATPYGNSITTDFAIEALKQENLGKDAITDFLAISFSSTDYVGHKYGVNSKEIQDTYLRLDEDLARLFKALDKNVGKEEYTVFLTADHGAVEVPSYLKDQRIPAGYVDYETTQTKFSEFLKFKYGTEDIIKNFSNLQFFLDDKIVKNLDLELKNVQETIALELLSYDYVDRVYTGYQMWQNDYTSGIPYILQNGFNQKRSGDILLVLKPGTASYGSTGSTHGSPQVYDTHCPLLFYGKGIKQGSTVARTEIPDIAPTIATLLGISFPSGNTGQPIAEVLE
- a CDS encoding MlaE family ABC transporter permease; translated protein: MNYLASVGSYAIMVREVFKKPTKWRIMKSLILKEIDELIYGSLGIIVFISFFIGAVVAIQTALNLTNPIIPRSLIGFATRQSVILEFAPTFVSIIMAGKVGSYITSSIGTMRVTEQIDALEVMGVNSLNYLVFPKIIAMLFYPFAIAISMYVGIFGGWLAGVFGGFLTSTDFVNGLQTDFIPFHIAYAFIKTLLFAFVIATIPSFHGYYMKGGALEVGKASTTSFVWTSVVIIILNYLLTQLLLG